In Triticum aestivum cultivar Chinese Spring chromosome 5B, IWGSC CS RefSeq v2.1, whole genome shotgun sequence, the following proteins share a genomic window:
- the LOC123117235 gene encoding septin and tuftelin-interacting protein 1 homolog 1-like gives MAMATLEAKAAYPSNMPGSLALTTEAVARMMRQWNYREGFGLGARRQGIIAHVEPVVLPHRNAGIGHDETPHDNGLQNTPPVVEDEWSRRWRNLSRALSLERECCDKTIALLCSLQGDGGSAETADALAAVVVSTEVFDWERTPGTWRASLPPATIRYIVEEVITPRMAADAREWEPVWDPNCQHWLRPWIPLVGHLPNSLYDTVESKLITYADHHGIVSSLKKYLHPTQWGAFAGRHILPRLARLLRELRITPPKQMDCSLLTVMLWAPLVRAQDMVTILEAEFFDRWEEALLHWLRSAKPSLGEAVAWCTGWRNEFTRELLAHERVLARLEAGAAMVDRETQGLNSLVGYRV, from the coding sequence ATGGCAATGGCGACGCTGGAGGCCAAGGCAGCATATCCTTCCAACATGCCCGGGAGCCTGGCGCTCACCACCGAGGCGGTGGCCAGGATGATGCGGCAGTGGAACTACCGGGAGGGCTTCGGCCTGGGCGCGCGGCGGCAAGGGATCATCGCCCACGTAGAGCCCGTGGTGCTGCCGCACCGGAACGCCGGGATCGGCCATGACGAGACACCGCACGACAACGGGCTGCAGAACACGCCGCCGGTGGTCGAAGACGAGTGGTCCCGCCGGTGGCGGAACCTTTCACGAGCGTTGTCCCTTGAACGTGAGTGCTGCGACAAGACCATCGCCCTGCTATGTTCGCTCCAAGGAGATGGTGGAAGCGCGGAGACGGCGGACGCGCTGGCGGCGGTCGTCGTGTCCACGGAGGTGTTCGACTGGGAGCGCACGCCGGGGACGTGGAGAGCGTCGCTGCCCCCTGCCACCATACGCTACATCGTCGAGGAGGTGATCACGCCGAGGATGGCCGCAGACGCGCGGGAGTGGGAGCCAGTGTGGGACCCGAACTGCCAGCACTGGCTGCGCCCGTGGATCCCCCTCGTCGGGCACTTGCCGAACAGCCTCTACGACACGGTGGAGAGCAAGCTCATCACCTACGCCGATCACCACGGCATCGTCTCGTCTCTGAAAAAGTACCTTCACCCGACACAATGGGGCGCCTTCGCCGGGCGCCACATCCTGCCGAGGCTCGCACGTCTGCTGCGGGAGCTGAGGATCACGCCGCCGAAGCAGATGGACTGCTCGCTCCTCACAGTGATGCTGTGGGCGCCCCTAGTGCGTGCGCAGGACATGGTGACCATCCTTGAAGCTGAGTTCTTCGATAGATGGGAAGAAGCGCTGCTCCACTGGCTGCGTTCCGCCAAGCCGTCGTTGGGGGAGGCCGTCGCGTGGTGCACCGGCTGGAGGAATGAATTCACGCGGGAGCTGCTCGCCCACGAACGCGTGCTCGCGCGCCTCGAAGCCGGCGCTGCCATGGTGGATCGTGAAACGCAGGGACTCAACAGTCTTGTAGGCTACAGGGTGTAG